One window from the genome of Actinoplanes teichomyceticus ATCC 31121 encodes:
- a CDS encoding PAS domain-containing protein, which yields MFWGALAWSLLGVGGVAAIAWGVRRHRPARTAPWWLLAGSVAALTVGDVCYAYGHRDLAEPFYMSMFGSVSLCLLQFTRGGVLLPDRARLIDLLAFACSTLLVIWVFVIGAQGRMGAVPAADVIGGLLLVVVAGRLATADRRNVSARLLLIGALGLLAGDVCYPLAEGPLTESLFVVLYVGWAASALHPSMVRLTEPAPTPHDPGKFRWAVLLAASAGVPPTVLLIEALQGTVRDGVVIAVTGAITLLLVITRLADSIRRHGQALTREHVLRAATAALVAAADRPAVDAAVRAAVAQLLPPQDVRRVALVDELTPAELPPEPAGPATRSWWLDAVEPDERTMVCPLRLEPLDVARPSGGALVLTGRRESLATGHDALEVLAGQAALALDRITLVEAVGRRDSDLYLRAVIRNTADLMAVIDADQRIRYSSPALRDLLGQDELPPLTTLDELIHPDDRAMVRDALRAQGDGVLHCALQRADLTQVLIELTYRDLREDRLVQGLVVTMRDITRNHDPAERHPHAEHGGDMPAWVNRRSAQQRFRY from the coding sequence GTGTTCTGGGGAGCCCTCGCATGGAGCCTGCTCGGGGTGGGAGGCGTGGCCGCGATCGCCTGGGGCGTGCGCCGCCACCGCCCGGCACGGACGGCGCCCTGGTGGCTGCTCGCCGGCTCGGTGGCCGCCCTGACCGTGGGCGACGTCTGCTACGCGTACGGCCACCGCGACCTGGCCGAACCCTTCTACATGTCGATGTTCGGCTCGGTGTCGCTCTGCCTGCTGCAGTTCACCCGGGGCGGCGTGCTGCTCCCCGACCGGGCCCGGCTGATCGACCTGCTCGCCTTCGCCTGCTCGACGCTGCTGGTGATCTGGGTCTTCGTGATCGGCGCACAGGGCCGGATGGGCGCGGTCCCGGCCGCCGACGTGATCGGCGGCCTACTGCTGGTGGTGGTGGCCGGCCGGCTGGCCACCGCGGACCGGCGCAACGTGTCGGCGCGGCTGCTGCTGATCGGCGCGCTGGGGCTGCTGGCCGGCGACGTGTGCTACCCGCTCGCCGAGGGCCCGCTCACCGAGTCGCTGTTCGTGGTGCTCTACGTCGGCTGGGCCGCGAGCGCCCTGCACCCGTCGATGGTGCGGCTGACCGAGCCGGCGCCGACCCCGCACGACCCCGGCAAGTTCCGGTGGGCGGTGCTGCTCGCCGCGTCGGCCGGGGTGCCGCCCACGGTGCTGCTCATCGAAGCGCTTCAGGGCACCGTCCGGGACGGCGTGGTGATCGCCGTCACCGGCGCGATCACGCTCCTGCTCGTCATCACCCGGCTGGCCGACTCGATCCGCCGGCACGGCCAAGCCCTGACCCGCGAGCACGTCCTGCGCGCCGCGACCGCGGCGCTGGTCGCGGCCGCGGATCGGCCGGCCGTCGACGCCGCGGTGCGCGCGGCGGTCGCCCAGCTCCTGCCACCTCAGGACGTCCGCCGGGTCGCGCTCGTCGACGAGCTGACCCCCGCCGAGCTGCCGCCGGAGCCGGCCGGCCCGGCGACCCGCAGCTGGTGGCTGGACGCGGTGGAGCCGGACGAGCGCACCATGGTCTGCCCGCTGCGGCTGGAACCGCTCGACGTGGCGCGGCCCAGCGGCGGTGCGCTGGTCCTCACCGGGCGGCGGGAGTCCCTGGCCACCGGGCACGACGCGCTGGAGGTGCTGGCCGGGCAGGCCGCGCTCGCCCTGGACCGGATCACCCTGGTCGAGGCGGTCGGCCGGCGGGACAGCGACCTCTACCTGCGCGCCGTGATCCGCAACACAGCGGATCTGATGGCGGTGATCGACGCCGACCAGCGGATCCGGTATTCCAGCCCGGCGCTGCGCGACCTGCTCGGCCAGGACGAACTACCCCCGCTCACCACCCTCGACGAGCTGATCCACCCGGACGACCGGGCGATGGTGCGCGACGCGCTGCGCGCCCAGGGCGACGGCGTCCTGCACTGCGCCCTGCAGCGCGCGGACCTGACCCAGGTGCTGATCGAGCTCACCTACCGGGACCTGCGGGAGGACCGCCTGGTGCAGGGCCTCGTGGTGACCATGCGGGACATCACCCGCAACCACGACCCGGCCGAGCGGCACCCGCACGCCGAGCACGGCGGTGACATGCCGGCCTGGGTCAACCGGCGGTCCGCGCAGCAGCGGTTCCGGTACTGA